A single window of Kitasatospora sp. HUAS MG31 DNA harbors:
- a CDS encoding TetR/AcrR family transcriptional regulator translates to MKTDVLQTPDRLLPGARAGRDPARSIKPGPSRLAPEVVAATQRDRLLDGLVHTVADRGYTHATVSDICRAAGVTRPVFYTLFTGKEDAFLAAHRHGTAVVIRRMAAAFAGAPDWCTGLCEALREMLHLLAAVPAFAVMAVVELDALGPAGRRVREQLLDRFRVFFADCPPPPAGVPAEQLIDAVVGGVHSMVQRCVDSGRTAELPDLLPALSLFCVAPFLGPEEAAARLAVARPSRPTRPKDPSCTLIDPVSTAQ, encoded by the coding sequence ATGAAGACGGATGTCCTCCAGACCCCCGACCGGCTGCTCCCCGGAGCCCGTGCCGGCCGCGACCCGGCCCGGTCGATCAAGCCCGGGCCCAGCCGCCTGGCCCCCGAGGTGGTCGCCGCCACCCAGCGGGACCGCCTGCTGGACGGCCTGGTGCACACCGTCGCCGACCGCGGCTACACGCACGCCACGGTCAGCGACATCTGCCGCGCAGCCGGTGTGACCAGGCCGGTCTTCTACACGCTGTTCACCGGCAAGGAGGACGCCTTCCTGGCCGCCCACCGGCACGGCACGGCGGTGGTGATCCGGCGAATGGCCGCCGCCTTCGCCGGCGCCCCCGACTGGTGCACCGGGCTGTGCGAGGCCCTGCGCGAGATGCTCCATCTGCTGGCCGCCGTACCGGCGTTCGCGGTGATGGCCGTGGTGGAACTGGACGCCCTCGGCCCCGCCGGGCGCCGGGTCCGCGAGCAACTCCTCGACCGGTTCCGGGTGTTCTTCGCCGACTGCCCGCCCCCGCCGGCCGGCGTCCCGGCCGAGCAGCTGATCGACGCCGTGGTCGGCGGCGTCCACAGCATGGTCCAGCGCTGCGTGGACTCCGGCAGGACCGCCGAACTCCCGGATCTCCTTCCGGCGTTGAGCCTGTTCTGCGTGGCGCCCTTCCTCGGCCCCGAGGAGGCCGCGGCCCGGTTGGCGGTCGCGAGGCCGTCCCGGCCCACCCGGCCGAAGGACCCTTCGTGCACGCTTATTGACCCCGTGTCTACCGCGCAGTAG
- a CDS encoding DUF6230 family protein, whose amino-acid sequence MAMSDDAPTETTAPAQPGRGRVRLRRAALMAVPAVAVGAVLITLTAQGALAAQFSISGMPFTVTADSLDGQGFEQFGALDHMIENSPNQGDTGGQVLVAVSAIKSASLTKLCQSVDLGGINLRITAGDAGTPVTATDLTTDSDALSGDAAFDNIEIGGDASTFNKAGVQGPPGVFGQQADTVAIHNLRQHNYATTAGAFRLPNLHLSFSQNGC is encoded by the coding sequence ATGGCCATGTCCGACGACGCACCGACCGAGACCACCGCCCCCGCCCAGCCCGGCCGCGGCCGGGTCCGGCTGCGCCGGGCCGCCCTGATGGCCGTCCCGGCCGTCGCGGTCGGCGCCGTCCTGATCACCCTCACCGCGCAGGGGGCGCTCGCCGCCCAGTTCTCCATCTCCGGCATGCCGTTCACGGTCACCGCCGACAGCCTGGACGGACAGGGCTTCGAACAGTTCGGCGCGCTGGACCACATGATCGAGAACAGCCCCAACCAGGGCGACACCGGCGGCCAGGTGCTGGTCGCGGTCTCCGCGATCAAGTCCGCCTCGCTGACCAAGCTCTGCCAGAGCGTCGACCTCGGCGGCATCAACCTGCGGATCACCGCCGGCGACGCCGGCACCCCGGTCACCGCCACCGACCTGACCACCGACTCCGACGCGCTCTCCGGCGACGCCGCCTTCGACAACATCGAGATCGGAGGCGACGCCAGCACCTTCAACAAGGCCGGGGTCCAGGGCCCGCCCGGGGTCTTCGGCCAGCAGGCCGACACCGTGGCGATCCACAATCTCCGCCAGCACAACTACGCCACCACCGCGGGCGCGTTCCGGCTGCCCAACCTCCACCTCTCGTTCAGCCAGAACGGCTGCTGA
- a CDS encoding DUF6114 domain-containing protein — MAEDTPEAGPAATPPGPRAATPATPATPPGRGSAWRRWRGRRPFWGGVLVAAGGVEILLTLKAPLPVVLHIGMQGLAGYLVPAVLVVCGVLILANPVQRLFYSVLGVVLSLASWLTSNLGGFLLGMLLGVLGSCLTFGWLPDQPPRRRLLRRPRTPAATGLPATGLPATPGE, encoded by the coding sequence GTGGCCGAGGACACCCCGGAGGCCGGCCCGGCCGCCACCCCACCCGGCCCCCGGGCCGCCACCCCGGCCACCCCGGCCACCCCGCCCGGGCGCGGGTCCGCCTGGCGGCGGTGGCGCGGCCGCCGGCCGTTCTGGGGCGGGGTGCTGGTGGCGGCCGGCGGGGTGGAGATCCTGCTCACCCTCAAGGCGCCGCTGCCCGTGGTGCTGCACATCGGCATGCAGGGCCTGGCCGGCTACCTGGTGCCCGCCGTGCTGGTGGTCTGCGGGGTGCTCATCCTCGCCAACCCCGTCCAGCGGCTGTTCTACTCGGTGCTGGGGGTGGTGCTCTCCCTGGCCAGCTGGCTGACCTCCAACCTCGGGGGCTTCCTGCTGGGCATGCTGCTCGGCGTCCTGGGCAGCTGCCTCACCTTCGGGTGGCTCCCCGACCAGCCGCCGCGCCGCCGCCTGCTGCGCCGCCCCCGCACCCCGGCCGCCACCGGACTCCCCGCCACCGGACTCCCCGCCACCCCGGGGGAGTAA
- a CDS encoding EamA family transporter translates to MAPPSRPATTPPSAPSPATPATPAVPPAPARPRAAGEALGLIALAVTVAIWAGFALSARALAGSTLLPADAGLIRFGLPVLLLAPALWRRRRQLTAVPAATALKILCGAGVPFFLAAMAGGKLTSAAFVGALIPGTVPLFVSALMAAKGHGAPRGLQRFGLAAITLGAVTLVSPHLLPVDGGTLAGSGLLLLAGGLWALYTVGLRETTLDPVGSIGLLCIPSFAVLALLAATGVLPTNLVHAAPGDLLLFVLLQGLGVGLCAGLLYAFAIRRLGAERCAVAGSLSPVAAALLAVPLLGERPGTAVLLGVPVITAGVILANRRPAAKPTAAAAPGAAGAATDAAQDPAAATARPEPKVPADA, encoded by the coding sequence TTGGCGCCCCCCAGCCGCCCGGCGACGACGCCCCCCTCGGCGCCGTCCCCGGCCACCCCGGCCACCCCTGCCGTCCCCCCGGCTCCCGCCCGTCCCCGGGCCGCCGGCGAGGCCCTCGGCCTGATCGCACTGGCGGTCACGGTCGCCATCTGGGCGGGCTTCGCGCTCAGCGCCCGCGCCCTCGCCGGGTCCACCCTGCTGCCCGCCGACGCCGGCCTGATCCGGTTCGGCCTCCCGGTCCTGCTGCTCGCGCCCGCGCTCTGGCGCCGCCGCCGGCAGCTGACCGCCGTGCCCGCCGCCACCGCGCTGAAGATCCTCTGCGGCGCGGGCGTCCCGTTCTTCCTGGCCGCGATGGCCGGCGGCAAGCTGACCTCGGCCGCCTTCGTCGGCGCCCTGATCCCCGGCACCGTCCCGCTGTTCGTCTCCGCGCTGATGGCCGCCAAGGGCCACGGCGCGCCGCGCGGACTCCAGCGGTTCGGTCTGGCCGCGATCACCCTCGGCGCCGTCACCCTGGTCTCCCCGCACCTGCTCCCGGTGGACGGCGGTACCCTCGCCGGGTCCGGCCTGCTGCTGCTCGCCGGCGGCCTCTGGGCGCTGTACACGGTCGGCCTGCGGGAGACCACCCTCGACCCGGTCGGCTCGATCGGCCTGCTCTGCATCCCCTCCTTCGCCGTGCTCGCGCTGCTCGCCGCCACCGGGGTGCTGCCCACCAACCTCGTCCACGCCGCGCCCGGCGACCTGCTGCTGTTCGTGCTGCTCCAGGGGCTCGGCGTCGGCCTCTGCGCGGGCCTGCTGTACGCCTTCGCGATCCGCCGGCTCGGCGCCGAACGCTGCGCGGTGGCCGGCAGCCTCAGCCCGGTGGCCGCCGCGCTGCTGGCCGTGCCGCTGCTCGGCGAGCGGCCGGGCACGGCCGTGCTGCTGGGTGTCCCGGTGATCACCGCCGGGGTGATCCTGGCCAACCGCCGTCCCGCCGCGAAGCCGACCGCTGCCGCCGCACCGGGAGCGGCAGGGGCCGCGACCGACGCCGCGCAGGACCCCGCCGCCGCGACCGCCCGCCCCGAGCCCAAGGTGCCCGCCGATGCTTGA
- a CDS encoding lantibiotic dehydratase encodes MPQTPGPAAPAAEREADRTTPQAGRYQVSPAPYALARATVLRHPAQPAEGAAFRDALARLTAVETELAALTGPLCDDLYAGAAGHDREFQRAVVLPLRRAVHNGREPRPALLARLGELPARVPRLAAWLALRADRTALLAALDDRADAALAADRTALAALCREPALARAVALTSSDLLRAVQRAGTGAADRRARKEEPGVLRYALRASTKTSPLSWFTAVGWGPLSPAAPGPAAPPAPHGVLPAEPLSAQVTVNRALVGALTAALLAEPRRRTALPHRLTSTGRVADGRVAYTRGREVYAGGRFLVTGEEQVELAAGRPLELLAGLTQPPTPLDELASGLTAALGAAADPRTVTAYLDRLVGAGLLVPVDPVDPQDREPLTALAGWLRTWPEDAEPAARIEEIARETAAFAAAPADRRPALLAALATRWTDLLTDLGRPGPEGVAPLSVLAEDVVAPEPLRLDGLLSTADHTALAELTALAELLDLGPLMRRIARDRFVARYGPGGVCAHPWEFGEDIARAWEEAGRLAFAGPADGPLPSGIAELAALRAELLASIAAAGSTAGEELVLPAEAVTALGDRLPGWALHRPVGYAFFVQRDPADGLLCVNHVYGGWGRFTSRFLDALDPAATAEVARQIRRGLGPGARPAQIRPVGGFNANLHPRLVPDELGPDRHHSTLGEGEIDLVHDPDGDQLRLRLRATGEHLDVLYAGFLAPIMLPQRIAALLSDHPHGVVDFRGLVPRRPLEAPGGPVLHTPRLRHRHLVLRRRRWQLPGGTLRALRAELAADGEVPAHTAARWRALLDLPEQLFLHPLPTPPAGRPAEDFMAQLRQPKPQFVDLGNALHLRCLARWLARYPEGAVLEEALPAPGGRAEPFPAVELVVETYRAGRP; translated from the coding sequence ATGCCGCAGACCCCAGGTCCCGCCGCGCCGGCCGCCGAGCGCGAGGCCGACCGGACGACCCCGCAGGCCGGGCGCTACCAGGTGAGCCCGGCACCGTACGCGCTGGCCCGCGCGACCGTGCTGCGCCACCCCGCGCAGCCGGCCGAGGGTGCGGCGTTCCGTGACGCACTGGCCCGGCTCACCGCCGTGGAGACCGAACTCGCCGCACTGACCGGGCCGTTGTGCGACGACCTGTACGCCGGCGCGGCCGGCCACGACCGGGAGTTCCAGCGCGCGGTGGTGCTGCCGCTGCGGCGTGCCGTCCACAACGGACGTGAACCGCGCCCAGCCCTGCTCGCCCGCCTGGGCGAGCTGCCCGCACGGGTGCCCCGGCTCGCCGCCTGGCTCGCCCTGCGCGCGGACCGGACCGCGCTGCTCGCCGCGCTCGACGACCGGGCCGACGCCGCGCTGGCCGCCGACCGTACGGCCCTGGCCGCGCTGTGCCGGGAGCCCGCGCTCGCCCGCGCCGTCGCCCTCACCAGCTCGGACCTGCTGCGCGCCGTCCAGCGGGCGGGCACCGGGGCGGCCGACCGGCGGGCCCGCAAGGAGGAGCCCGGCGTCCTGCGCTACGCCCTGCGGGCCAGCACCAAGACCAGCCCGCTGTCCTGGTTCACCGCCGTGGGCTGGGGACCGCTGTCCCCCGCGGCGCCCGGGCCCGCAGCACCCCCCGCCCCGCACGGCGTCCTGCCCGCGGAGCCGCTGAGCGCCCAGGTCACCGTGAACCGGGCCCTGGTCGGCGCGCTGACCGCCGCACTGCTGGCCGAGCCCCGCCGCCGTACCGCGCTGCCGCACCGGCTGACCAGCACCGGCCGGGTCGCCGACGGCCGGGTCGCCTACACCCGCGGCCGCGAGGTGTACGCCGGCGGGCGCTTTCTGGTGACCGGCGAGGAACAGGTGGAACTGGCCGCCGGACGCCCGCTGGAGCTGCTCGCCGGGCTCACCCAACCGCCCACGCCGCTCGACGAGTTGGCCTCCGGTCTGACCGCCGCCCTCGGCGCCGCCGCCGACCCGCGGACGGTCACCGCCTACCTGGACCGGCTCGTAGGAGCGGGCCTGCTGGTACCCGTCGACCCGGTCGACCCGCAGGACCGGGAGCCGCTCACCGCCCTCGCCGGCTGGCTGCGGACCTGGCCCGAGGACGCCGAACCGGCCGCCCGGATCGAGGAGATCGCCCGGGAGACCGCCGCCTTCGCCGCCGCCCCCGCCGACCGGCGGCCCGCGCTGCTGGCCGCGCTGGCCACCCGCTGGACCGATCTGCTCACGGACCTGGGCCGGCCCGGCCCGGAGGGCGTCGCCCCGCTCTCCGTGCTCGCCGAGGACGTGGTCGCCCCCGAACCGCTCCGGCTGGACGGCCTGCTCTCCACCGCCGACCACACCGCCCTCGCCGAACTCACCGCGCTCGCCGAACTCCTGGACCTCGGACCGCTGATGCGCCGGATCGCCCGCGACCGCTTCGTCGCCCGGTACGGCCCCGGCGGCGTGTGCGCCCACCCCTGGGAGTTCGGCGAGGACATCGCCCGGGCCTGGGAGGAGGCCGGCCGGCTCGCCTTCGCCGGCCCCGCCGACGGTCCGCTGCCCAGCGGGATCGCCGAACTCGCCGCACTCCGCGCGGAGTTGCTCGCTTCGATCGCCGCTGCCGGGTCGACGGCCGGTGAGGAACTGGTGCTCCCCGCCGAGGCCGTCACCGCTCTCGGCGACCGCCTCCCCGGCTGGGCGCTGCACCGGCCGGTCGGCTACGCCTTCTTCGTCCAGCGCGACCCGGCGGACGGGCTGCTCTGCGTCAACCACGTCTACGGCGGCTGGGGACGGTTCACCAGCCGCTTCCTGGACGCCCTCGACCCGGCCGCCACCGCCGAGGTGGCCCGGCAGATCCGCCGCGGCCTCGGCCCCGGAGCCCGGCCCGCCCAGATCCGGCCGGTCGGCGGCTTCAACGCCAACCTCCACCCGCGGCTGGTACCCGACGAGTTGGGGCCCGACCGCCACCACTCCACCCTCGGCGAGGGCGAGATCGACCTCGTCCACGACCCCGACGGCGACCAGCTCCGGCTCCGCCTGCGCGCCACCGGCGAACACCTCGACGTCCTGTACGCCGGCTTCCTGGCCCCGATCATGCTGCCGCAGCGGATCGCCGCCCTGCTCTCCGACCACCCGCACGGCGTGGTCGACTTCCGCGGGCTGGTCCCCCGACGGCCGCTGGAGGCCCCCGGCGGCCCGGTCCTGCACACACCCCGGCTGCGGCACCGGCACCTGGTCCTGCGCCGCCGCCGCTGGCAACTGCCCGGCGGCACCCTCCGGGCGCTGCGCGCCGAGCTGGCCGCCGACGGCGAGGTGCCGGCCCACACGGCCGCCCGCTGGCGCGCCCTGCTCGACCTGCCCGAACAGCTCTTCCTCCACCCGCTGCCCACCCCGCCCGCCGGCCGGCCCGCCGAGGACTTCATGGCGCAACTCCGGCAGCCGAAGCCGCAGTTCGTGGACCTCGGCAACGCCCTCCACCTGCGCTGCCTGGCCCGCTGGCTGGCCCGGTACCCGGAGGGCGCCGTCCTGGAGGAGGCCCTGCCCGCACCCGGCGGGCGGGCCGAACCCTTCCCGGCCGTCGAGCTGGTGGTCGAGACCTACCGCGCCGGGCGGCCGTGA
- a CDS encoding thiazolylpeptide-type bacteriocin yields the protein MTEPVIPASLELADLDLGELTVTSMRDTVALPETGASNSGSSCSCGSSSCAHPQLPDVPY from the coding sequence ATGACCGAACCCGTCATCCCCGCGAGCCTCGAACTGGCCGACCTCGACCTCGGCGAGCTCACCGTGACCTCCATGCGCGACACCGTCGCGCTGCCGGAGACCGGCGCCTCGAACAGCGGCAGCTCCTGCTCCTGCGGCTCCTCGTCCTGCGCCCACCCCCAGCTGCCCGACGTCCCGTACTAG
- a CDS encoding Lrp/AsnC family transcriptional regulator yields MDAVDLQIVRELQQDGRISNQDLADRVRLSPSPCLRRVRRLEEAGLIRGYTAIVDQAAFGLPITVFVRIRLERHTAETVRVFEEHVAGIEHVQDCYLMTGSSDYLLRVVIESLGAYEQLVRDRVHAIPGIAAIESSFAYSRVKQSLVYPRPTPPKPTPWTATS; encoded by the coding sequence ATGGACGCGGTGGACCTCCAGATCGTCCGGGAGCTGCAGCAGGACGGCCGGATCTCCAACCAGGACCTGGCCGACCGGGTCCGGCTCTCCCCCTCCCCGTGCCTGCGCCGGGTGCGCCGGCTGGAGGAGGCCGGGCTGATCCGCGGGTACACGGCGATCGTCGACCAGGCGGCGTTCGGGCTGCCGATCACCGTGTTCGTCCGGATCCGGCTGGAGCGGCACACCGCCGAGACGGTCCGGGTCTTCGAGGAGCACGTCGCCGGGATCGAGCACGTCCAGGACTGCTACCTGATGACCGGCAGCAGCGACTACCTGCTGCGGGTGGTGATCGAGAGCCTGGGGGCGTACGAGCAGCTGGTCCGGGACCGGGTGCACGCCATCCCGGGGATCGCGGCGATCGAGTCCAGCTTCGCCTACAGCCGGGTCAAGCAGTCGCTGGTCTACCCGCGCCCGACCCCGCCGAAGCCGACCCCCTGGACGGCCACCTCCTGA
- a CDS encoding serine/threonine protein kinase, whose product MDTVIVQLPDRVRRSTPPHPAGRPAGAAASRPAPELLHMGPGDTADFGRGLPDRPVAVPLTDQGVSRRAGEITAAEDYWRLSNFSSGATYVVENLEGAGEHIKVAPGRLGAPVPFEFSRVVLPSLDGSCHFTVFAPQHAYLATAPTGAGPGPGEHTVSPFALDATAKYFLVLVALCESRLRGTSAAVPGASEVVERLRPLPACRDLTRSAVNYHIDYLARTKLRLRGTEDPDAPATRKREELAALALRFDLVREDHLALLPPRRRPS is encoded by the coding sequence ATGGACACGGTGATCGTTCAACTGCCCGACCGGGTCCGGCGGTCCACCCCGCCGCACCCGGCCGGGCGGCCCGCCGGAGCCGCGGCGTCCCGGCCGGCCCCCGAACTGCTGCACATGGGGCCCGGCGACACCGCCGACTTCGGCCGCGGCCTGCCCGACCGGCCGGTGGCCGTCCCGCTGACCGACCAGGGCGTCTCCCGCCGGGCCGGCGAGATCACCGCCGCCGAGGACTACTGGCGGCTGTCCAACTTCAGCTCCGGCGCCACCTACGTGGTGGAGAACCTGGAGGGCGCCGGCGAGCACATCAAGGTCGCCCCCGGCCGGCTCGGCGCACCCGTCCCCTTCGAGTTCTCCCGGGTGGTGCTGCCCTCCCTCGACGGCTCCTGCCACTTCACGGTGTTCGCCCCGCAGCACGCCTACCTCGCCACCGCCCCCACCGGCGCGGGTCCCGGCCCCGGCGAGCACACCGTCAGCCCGTTCGCCCTGGACGCCACCGCCAAGTACTTCCTCGTCCTGGTGGCGCTCTGCGAGTCCCGGCTGCGCGGCACCTCCGCCGCCGTCCCCGGCGCCTCCGAGGTGGTGGAGCGGCTGCGCCCGCTGCCCGCCTGCCGGGACCTGACCCGCTCCGCCGTCAACTACCACATCGACTACCTAGCCCGGACCAAGCTCCGGCTGCGCGGCACCGAGGACCCGGACGCCCCCGCCACCCGCAAGCGGGAGGAACTGGCCGCCCTGGCCCTGCGCTTCGACCTGGTCCGCGAGGACCACCTCGCGCTGCTCCCGCCGCGCCGCCGCCCCTCCTGA
- a CDS encoding aromatic amino acid transaminase, giving the protein MLELLPPSPVDPLWAVAAELDADPRPERLNLVLGVYRDETGVTPVMSAVRQAERLLADRAASKEYRGLSGNPAFNRAMATAVLGTGGPADRATAVQTVAGTGALRLLADLVQRTRPGATVWISDPAYVNHRPIMEAAGLAVRTYDYVGPDGGLALELLLADLDAARPGDVVLLQGCCHNPTGVDLTPRAWQALAEHAERRGWIPFVDLAYHGLGDGLDADLAGTRLLAERLPELLIAVSCSKNFGLYSDRTGCAIVVAASRGSADQAETALQNLARTLYSMPPEHGAAVVATILDDDRLRADWQAELDGMRARITAVRTDLVAGLEALGREAVARRLARQRGMFSMLPLSPDRMLELRTRHAVYGTSAGRINIAGVSAHQVPYLARAVAAVL; this is encoded by the coding sequence ATGCTTGAGCTGCTGCCCCCCTCCCCGGTCGACCCGCTGTGGGCCGTCGCCGCCGAACTCGACGCCGACCCGCGCCCCGAGCGCCTCAACCTGGTGCTGGGCGTCTACCGCGACGAGACCGGGGTGACCCCGGTGATGTCCGCCGTCCGGCAGGCCGAGCGCCTGCTCGCCGACCGCGCCGCCTCCAAGGAGTACCGGGGCCTGTCCGGCAACCCGGCCTTCAACCGGGCGATGGCCACCGCCGTCCTCGGCACCGGCGGCCCGGCCGACCGCGCCACCGCCGTGCAGACCGTGGCCGGCACCGGCGCGCTGCGGCTGCTGGCCGACCTGGTCCAGCGCACCCGTCCCGGCGCGACCGTGTGGATCAGCGACCCGGCGTACGTCAACCACCGGCCGATCATGGAGGCCGCTGGCCTCGCCGTCCGCACCTACGACTACGTCGGCCCCGACGGCGGGCTCGCCCTGGAACTCCTGCTCGCCGACCTGGACGCGGCCCGCCCCGGCGACGTGGTGCTGCTCCAGGGCTGCTGCCACAACCCGACCGGCGTGGACCTGACGCCCCGGGCGTGGCAGGCCCTGGCCGAGCACGCCGAGCGGCGCGGCTGGATCCCGTTCGTCGACCTCGCCTACCACGGCCTCGGCGACGGCCTGGACGCCGACCTGGCCGGCACCCGGCTCCTCGCCGAACGCCTGCCCGAGCTGCTGATCGCGGTCAGCTGCTCCAAGAACTTCGGCCTGTACAGCGACCGCACCGGCTGCGCCATCGTGGTGGCCGCCTCCCGCGGCTCCGCCGACCAGGCCGAGACCGCACTGCAGAACCTCGCCCGGACCCTCTACTCGATGCCGCCCGAGCACGGCGCGGCGGTCGTCGCCACGATCCTCGACGACGACCGCCTGCGGGCCGACTGGCAGGCCGAGCTGGACGGGATGCGGGCCCGGATCACGGCCGTCCGCACCGACCTGGTGGCCGGCCTGGAGGCACTCGGCCGCGAGGCCGTGGCCCGCCGGCTGGCCCGCCAGCGCGGCATGTTCTCGATGCTGCCGCTGAGCCCGGACCGGATGCTGGAGCTGCGCACCCGGCACGCCGTGTACGGCACCTCCGCGGGCCGGATCAACATCGCCGGGGTCTCCGCCCACCAGGTGCCGTACCTGGCCCGGGCCGTCGCCGCGGTGCTCTGA
- a CDS encoding thiazolylpeptide-type bacteriocin, whose product MSDTPNDPDLALQDLDLDELTVTSLRDTAALPETGASWGSCSCQASSSCQQPQVMDPVLG is encoded by the coding sequence ATGTCCGACACCCCGAACGACCCGGACCTCGCCCTGCAGGACCTCGACCTCGACGAGCTCACCGTCACCTCGCTGCGCGACACCGCCGCGCTGCCCGAGACCGGTGCCTCCTGGGGCTCCTGTTCCTGCCAGGCCTCGTCCTCGTGCCAGCAGCCCCAGGTGATGGATCCGGTCCTGGGCTGA
- a CDS encoding Tat pathway signal sequence domain protein, translating to MRIRRSLGGIAAAATLLTAFAAASPAQAAGPGLAPAVLTHGSAGGTDVAVGDVLTADLVAGSHATFYSSASGTSGVKCATSSFSATVTENPAAPGVAVERLDTHTFGSCTSNVAGVLGVQSITVNNLPYTNAVSDGPGNPVTLSPSGTAPLQTTVVLRTLLGTINCVYRAPGSISGSVAAGTGALSFANQAFAKASGSSLCFATGYFSATYGPVVDSSVPGSPQVYVN from the coding sequence ATGCGCATCCGCCGCAGCCTCGGTGGCATCGCCGCCGCGGCCACCCTGCTCACCGCCTTCGCCGCCGCCTCCCCCGCCCAGGCCGCCGGCCCGGGCCTCGCCCCGGCCGTGCTGACCCACGGCTCGGCCGGCGGCACGGACGTCGCCGTCGGCGACGTCCTCACCGCCGACCTGGTCGCCGGCAGCCACGCCACCTTCTACTCCAGCGCGTCCGGGACGAGCGGCGTGAAGTGCGCCACCTCCTCCTTCAGCGCGACGGTGACCGAGAACCCGGCCGCCCCCGGGGTGGCCGTGGAGCGGCTGGACACCCACACCTTCGGCTCCTGCACCAGCAACGTCGCCGGGGTCCTCGGGGTCCAGAGCATCACGGTCAACAACCTGCCCTACACCAACGCGGTCAGCGACGGCCCCGGCAACCCGGTCACCCTCAGCCCGTCCGGGACGGCCCCGCTGCAGACCACGGTGGTGCTGCGCACCCTGCTCGGCACCATCAACTGCGTGTACCGGGCGCCCGGCAGCATCAGCGGCTCGGTCGCGGCCGGCACCGGGGCGCTGAGCTTCGCCAACCAGGCCTTCGCCAAGGCCTCCGGGTCCAGCCTGTGCTTCGCCACCGGGTACTTCAGCGCCACCTACGGGCCGGTGGTGGACAGCAGCGTCCCGGGCAGCCCGCAGGTGTACGTCAACTGA